One genomic window of Tepidamorphus gemmatus includes the following:
- a CDS encoding DEAD/DEAH box helicase, producing the protein MTFAELGLSAKVLAAVEAAGYKSPTPIQAQAIPHVLARKDIVGIAQTGTGKTASFVLPMLSLLEKGRARARMPRTLILEPTRELAAQVEQNFAIYGQNHKLTVALLIGGVSFAEQDKKLDRGADVLIATPGRLLDHVERGKLLLTGVEILVIDEADRMLDMGFIPDIERICKLVPFTRQTLFFSATMPPEIEKLTGQFLHNPVHVQVARQATAAETVRQVLVSAPSFPKDKRAVLRGEIRRARNLTTAIIFCNRKRDVSVVYNSLKRHGFNAGALHGDLDQRERMATLAKFRAGEINLLVASDVAARGLDIPAVSHVFNYDVPTHAEDYVHRIGRTGRAGREGDAVTIVTPEDKRHLAAIEAMLGRPIPRRDTEPDDTALGAEDVAEDGDSRGRRASRNRKGAGRGRGAQHEGRSDRRGQEASTGAVESRKAPSQRSAARRPRADEEPDEPVVGLGGHVPDFLLRPVRKLNRED; encoded by the coding sequence ATGACGTTCGCGGAGCTTGGGCTCAGCGCGAAGGTGCTCGCGGCCGTCGAAGCCGCCGGCTACAAGTCGCCGACGCCAATCCAGGCGCAGGCGATTCCCCATGTGCTTGCCCGCAAGGATATCGTCGGGATTGCACAGACCGGAACGGGCAAGACGGCCAGCTTCGTCCTGCCGATGCTGTCCCTGCTCGAGAAGGGCCGCGCCCGCGCACGGATGCCGCGCACGCTCATCCTCGAGCCGACTCGCGAGCTTGCCGCCCAGGTCGAGCAGAACTTCGCGATCTACGGCCAGAACCACAAGCTGACCGTCGCGCTGCTGATCGGCGGTGTATCCTTCGCCGAACAGGACAAGAAGCTCGATCGTGGCGCGGATGTTCTGATCGCCACCCCGGGACGTCTGCTGGATCATGTCGAGCGGGGCAAGCTGCTTCTCACCGGTGTCGAGATCCTGGTCATCGACGAAGCCGACCGGATGCTCGACATGGGGTTCATTCCCGATATCGAGCGCATCTGCAAGCTGGTGCCCTTCACCCGGCAGACACTGTTCTTCTCGGCGACGATGCCGCCGGAGATCGAGAAGCTGACGGGGCAGTTCCTGCACAACCCTGTGCACGTTCAGGTTGCACGCCAGGCTACGGCCGCGGAGACGGTGCGACAGGTGCTGGTCAGCGCTCCGTCCTTTCCCAAGGACAAGCGGGCAGTGTTGCGAGGCGAGATCCGCCGTGCCCGGAACCTGACGACGGCGATTATCTTCTGCAATCGCAAGCGCGACGTCTCCGTCGTTTACAACTCTCTGAAACGGCACGGTTTCAATGCCGGCGCGCTGCATGGCGACCTGGACCAGCGCGAGCGAATGGCGACGCTGGCGAAGTTCCGCGCCGGCGAGATCAATCTGCTGGTAGCAAGCGACGTTGCGGCGCGCGGCCTGGACATCCCCGCCGTCAGCCACGTCTTCAATTATGACGTGCCGACGCATGCGGAGGACTATGTCCATCGAATCGGCCGTACCGGACGGGCCGGTCGCGAGGGCGACGCGGTGACGATCGTGACGCCCGAGGACAAACGCCATCTGGCCGCCATCGAGGCGATGCTGGGACGGCCGATACCGAGACGGGACACCGAACCGGACGATACGGCCCTCGGCGCAGAGGACGTAGCCGAAGACGGCGACAGTCGCGGGCGCCGCGCGTCTCGTAACCGAAAGGGTGCCGGACGCGGTCGCGGCGCGCAGCACGAAGGCCGCTCCGATCGCCGTGGCCAGGAGGCGTCAACTGGTGCAGTGGAGTCGCGGAAGGCTCCGTCGCAGCGATCAGCCGCACGCCGACCGCGAGCCGATGAGGAGCCGGATGAACCGGTCGTCGGACTCGGCGGTCACGTCCCCGACTTCCTCCTGCGGCCGGTCCGCAAGCTCAATAGAGAAGATTAG
- a CDS encoding GGDEF domain-containing protein has product MTRTDEFERSIAYGEAALTYLKGNRTPAYPRNYELWYVYAAGFNRELNKAVNEALKRLGHLPEELTQRFYDEFLSPVRLSDRVGEVSTRVSRELDQIINLLEESGGNAESYGASLRSAADILGSAGTKQQIRTALEKVIAATVSMERYNSALEKQLKESRVQITELQESLEAIRYESLTDQLTGLANRKHFDQSLERAIDVAARRGEPLSLVLCDIDHFKKFNDTYGHQTGDQVLRLVGAAIKSTVKGRDLAARYGGEEFGIILPNTSLEAGVTVANQIRSAVMAKELIKRSTGESLGRITMSAGVATLRPLESRDSLIERADACLYASKHNGRNRVTSEAELDPSTSSAVA; this is encoded by the coding sequence GTGACCCGAACGGACGAGTTCGAGCGATCGATCGCCTACGGTGAGGCAGCACTCACCTACCTGAAAGGCAATCGCACGCCTGCCTACCCCCGGAACTACGAGCTCTGGTACGTTTATGCGGCGGGCTTCAACCGGGAACTCAACAAGGCGGTCAACGAGGCGTTGAAGCGCCTCGGTCACCTTCCCGAGGAACTCACGCAACGGTTCTACGACGAGTTTCTTTCCCCGGTACGGTTGAGTGACCGGGTCGGCGAAGTCAGCACCCGCGTCTCGCGCGAACTCGACCAGATCATCAATCTGCTCGAGGAATCGGGTGGGAACGCCGAGAGTTACGGGGCATCGCTGCGGAGCGCCGCCGATATCCTTGGCTCTGCGGGCACGAAACAGCAGATCCGCACCGCGCTGGAAAAGGTCATTGCCGCCACGGTGTCGATGGAGCGGTACAATTCCGCGCTGGAGAAACAGCTTAAGGAGTCCCGCGTCCAGATCACGGAACTGCAGGAAAGCCTCGAGGCGATCCGCTACGAATCCCTCACCGATCAGCTGACCGGGCTTGCCAACCGCAAGCATTTCGACCAGAGCCTGGAGCGCGCGATCGACGTTGCCGCACGCCGCGGCGAGCCACTGTCGCTCGTTCTGTGCGACATAGATCATTTCAAGAAGTTCAATGATACCTATGGCCATCAGACCGGCGACCAGGTGTTGCGGCTGGTCGGAGCCGCAATCAAGAGCACGGTGAAGGGCCGCGATCTTGCCGCGCGTTACGGCGGCGAGGAATTCGGCATCATCCTGCCCAACACCTCACTCGAGGCCGGCGTCACGGTCGCAAACCAGATCCGTTCTGCCGTCATGGCCAAGGAACTGATCAAACGCTCGACTGGAGAGAGCCTCGGACGCATCACTATGTCGGCCGGCGTTGCGACCCTGAGGCCGCTCGAATCGCGCGACTCCTTGATCGAGAGGGCCGACGCCTGCCTCTATGCTTCGAAGCATAACGGTCGCAACCGCGTCACCAGTGAAGCCGAACTCGATCCCTCGACAAGTTCGGCGGTTGCCTGA
- a CDS encoding HesB/IscA family protein — MNVAVRPRPKVITLTERAAERVREIMASSDRPLAGLRIGVRNGGCAGMTYTMEYAETVAPNDEVVEDKGVTVLVDPKAVLFLLGTEMDYQVDKLSARFVFNNPNQTSACGCGESVLLTPAVQGS; from the coding sequence ATGAACGTTGCTGTGCGACCGCGACCCAAGGTGATCACGCTGACCGAACGGGCGGCGGAGCGCGTCCGCGAGATCATGGCCAGTTCCGACCGGCCGTTGGCCGGCCTGCGCATCGGCGTGCGCAACGGTGGCTGTGCCGGCATGACCTATACGATGGAATATGCCGAAACGGTCGCTCCGAACGACGAGGTCGTCGAGGACAAGGGCGTTACCGTGCTGGTCGACCCCAAGGCGGTCCTGTTCCTGCTTGGTACGGAGATGGACTATCAGGTCGACAAGCTGTCGGCCCGATTCGTCTTCAACAATCCGAACCAGACGTCAGCCTGCGGCTGCGGCGAATCGGTGCTGCTGACGCCAGCGGTGCAGGGCAGCTGA
- a CDS encoding SUF system Fe-S cluster assembly protein, which translates to MSDITETTAIPAEPGSTIPPAELERLTDGIIGALKTVYDPEIPADIYELGLIYRIDVDDDRNVSIDMTLTAPGCPVAGEMPGWVENAVSAVDGVGDVKVRMVFDPPWDPSRMSEEARVALDFF; encoded by the coding sequence ATGAGCGACATCACCGAAACGACCGCGATTCCGGCAGAACCCGGCTCCACCATTCCGCCCGCCGAACTCGAGCGGCTGACCGACGGCATCATCGGCGCATTGAAGACGGTGTACGATCCGGAGATTCCTGCCGACATCTACGAGCTAGGGCTGATCTACCGAATTGATGTGGATGATGACCGCAACGTGTCGATCGACATGACATTGACCGCGCCGGGTTGTCCGGTCGCCGGCGAGATGCCGGGCTGGGTGGAGAACGCCGTGAGCGCCGTTGACGGCGTCGGCGACGTCAAGGTGCGGATGGTGTTCGACCCGCCCTGGGATCCGAGCCGAATGTCGGAGGAGGCACGGGTCGCCCTCGACTTCTTCTGA
- a CDS encoding cysteine desulfurase, protein MTVAADVAPGRTHYDVDRIRRDFPILARQVYGKPLVYLDNAASAQKPRQVIEAITRAYESEYANVHRGLHYLSNVATENFELAREKVRRFLNGEAADEIVFTRNATEAINLVASSVGQGIGAGDEIVLSIMEHHSNIVPWHFLRERRGAVLKWAPVADDGSFLLEEFEKLLTERTRIVAITHMSNMLGTVVPVKEVVRIAHERGIPVLVDGSQAAVHLPVDVRDLDCDFYAFTGHKVYGPTGVGVLYGKRAALETLPPFNGGGEMIRDVTTDWVTYGEPPHRFEAGTPPIVQAIGLGAALDYMETIGRDAIAAHEARLRDYAHQRLGEMNSLRIFGTAPGKGAIVSFELAGAHAHDVSTVIDRYGVAVRAGTHCVQPLLARFGVTSTCRASFAMYNTFEEIDRLAEALGKAQQMFA, encoded by the coding sequence ATGACCGTCGCCGCAGATGTCGCGCCAGGGCGAACCCACTACGATGTCGATCGCATCCGCCGGGACTTTCCGATCCTCGCCCGCCAGGTCTACGGCAAGCCGCTCGTCTATCTCGACAATGCCGCGTCGGCACAGAAGCCGCGACAGGTGATCGAGGCGATCACCCGCGCCTATGAATCGGAATATGCGAACGTACACAGGGGATTGCATTACCTTTCGAATGTTGCGACCGAAAACTTCGAGCTGGCCCGCGAGAAGGTGCGACGCTTCCTGAATGGCGAAGCCGCGGACGAGATCGTGTTCACCCGCAATGCCACCGAGGCGATCAACCTTGTTGCCTCGTCCGTCGGGCAGGGGATCGGTGCAGGTGACGAGATCGTCCTGTCGATCATGGAGCATCACTCCAATATCGTGCCCTGGCATTTCCTGCGCGAGCGCAGGGGCGCCGTGCTCAAATGGGCACCGGTCGCGGATGACGGGTCATTCCTGCTCGAAGAGTTCGAGAAGCTTCTCACCGAACGCACCAGGATCGTCGCCATCACCCACATGTCGAACATGCTCGGCACCGTCGTGCCGGTAAAGGAGGTCGTGCGGATCGCGCATGAGCGCGGCATTCCGGTGCTGGTCGATGGCAGCCAGGCGGCGGTGCATCTGCCGGTCGATGTGCGCGATCTCGATTGCGACTTCTACGCCTTTACCGGCCACAAGGTGTATGGCCCGACCGGTGTTGGCGTCCTGTACGGCAAGCGCGCGGCGCTGGAGACGTTGCCGCCCTTCAATGGCGGCGGCGAGATGATCCGCGACGTCACGACCGACTGGGTGACCTATGGCGAGCCGCCACATCGGTTCGAGGCGGGGACGCCACCGATCGTTCAGGCGATCGGCCTTGGCGCCGCCTTGGACTACATGGAGACGATCGGCCGCGACGCGATCGCAGCGCATGAGGCGCGCCTCAGGGATTACGCCCACCAGCGGTTGGGGGAAATGAATTCGCTGCGGATCTTCGGTACTGCACCGGGAAAGGGCGCGATCGTCTCATTCGAATTGGCGGGAGCCCACGCCCACGACGTGTCGACCGTCATCGACCGCTACGGGGTTGCGGTGCGTGCGGGCACGCATTGCGTCCAGCCGCTGCTTGCCCGATTCGGCGTGACCTCGACCTGTCGCGCTTCGTTCGCCATGTATAATACATTCGAGGAGATCGACCGGTTGGCCGAGGCGCTCGGCAAGGCGCAGCAGATGTTCGCATGA
- the sufD gene encoding Fe-S cluster assembly protein SufD: MNIGVRNVQTPAELAAAEQFERLCASLPGGAAASAARSEAIARFAASGLPHRRLEDWKYTDLRTLLRELPEPATPSPAQVEPEVLGAIDAWRIVIVDGGAPVLPQELAAAGVTVRALSESLESQPELVSAWPAHSQTPILDLNTAFVRSGLVLDIPDGVILDRPVHLACVATVPAPAAIYLRNRIRVGKAASAIVVETYEGPDAIAYLVNTASRLSVADEGRLVWGKVQADGDAAVHLATAAADVGAGARLVCAPFTVGAAVSRNQIAVTFVGAQASADIAGVQLLGGRQHGDTTLFVDHALPGSASRELFKTVLDGRARGVFQGMILVRPVAQKTDGRMMSQALMLSDDAEMDNKPELEIYADDVQCGHGATAGRIDEDLLFYLRARGIPEVQAKALLIEAFVSEAIDVIGDDAICAALSEMAHAWVADRTPAGES; encoded by the coding sequence ATGAACATCGGAGTTCGTAACGTCCAGACCCCGGCGGAGCTGGCGGCGGCCGAACAGTTCGAACGGCTGTGCGCCAGCCTGCCAGGCGGAGCGGCGGCCAGTGCCGCGCGGAGCGAAGCAATCGCCCGCTTCGCCGCCTCGGGCCTGCCCCACCGCCGTCTGGAGGACTGGAAGTACACCGATCTCAGGACACTGCTGCGCGAGCTGCCGGAGCCGGCGACGCCGTCACCCGCGCAGGTCGAACCGGAGGTACTCGGGGCGATCGACGCTTGGCGCATCGTGATCGTGGATGGCGGGGCGCCCGTGCTGCCGCAGGAGCTGGCGGCGGCCGGCGTGACGGTTCGGGCGCTGTCGGAATCGCTCGAGTCGCAGCCCGAGCTGGTCTCCGCATGGCCCGCCCATTCGCAGACGCCGATCCTCGATCTCAATACCGCCTTCGTCCGCTCCGGTCTCGTGCTCGATATTCCGGACGGGGTGATCCTCGACAGGCCGGTTCACCTGGCCTGCGTTGCCACTGTGCCGGCGCCGGCCGCGATCTACCTGCGCAACCGCATCAGGGTCGGCAAGGCCGCCTCGGCAATCGTTGTGGAGACCTACGAAGGACCGGACGCAATCGCCTATCTGGTCAACACCGCAAGCCGCCTCAGTGTCGCCGATGAGGGCAGGCTGGTGTGGGGCAAGGTCCAGGCCGACGGTGATGCTGCCGTCCATCTGGCGACTGCGGCGGCCGATGTCGGGGCCGGCGCGCGACTGGTTTGCGCGCCGTTCACGGTTGGCGCCGCCGTGTCGCGCAACCAGATTGCGGTAACCTTCGTCGGCGCCCAGGCATCGGCCGACATTGCCGGCGTTCAGCTGCTCGGCGGGCGTCAGCATGGCGACACGACTCTCTTCGTCGATCACGCACTGCCGGGATCGGCGAGCCGTGAGCTGTTCAAGACGGTACTGGACGGACGCGCGCGCGGCGTCTTCCAGGGCATGATCCTGGTCCGGCCGGTCGCCCAGAAGACGGATGGCCGCATGATGAGCCAGGCGCTGATGCTGTCCGACGACGCCGAGATGGACAACAAGCCGGAGCTCGAGATCTATGCCGATGATGTCCAGTGCGGCCATGGCGCTACGGCAGGCCGGATCGACGAGGATCTGCTGTTCTATCTGCGCGCCCGTGGCATTCCCGAGGTGCAGGCGAAGGCACTCCTGATCGAGGCGTTCGTATCCGAGGCGATCGACGTCATCGGTGATGACGCGATCTGCGCGGCCCTGTCGGAGATGGCTCATGCATGGGTCGCCGATCGCACGCCAGCCGGAGAGAGCTGA
- the sufC gene encoding Fe-S cluster assembly ATPase SufC, whose product MLEIRNLHVRIAEDGTEILKGLDLTVNAGEVHAIMGPNGSGKSTLSYVLAGKEDYEVTDGEILYRGEDLLDMEPDERAAEGVFLAFQYPVEIPGVAFMTFLKTALNAQRKARGEGELSTPEFMRLVREKSAALNISQDMLKRPVNVGFSGGEKKRSEILQMALLQPRLCVLDETDSGLDIDALRVVSEGVNALRSPERAMIVITHYQRLLDHIVPDIVHVMSDGRIVRTGGKELALELEKSGYAAYTTAA is encoded by the coding sequence CTGCTCGAAATCAGGAACCTTCACGTCAGGATCGCAGAGGACGGGACCGAGATCCTCAAGGGGCTCGACCTGACGGTGAACGCCGGCGAGGTGCACGCGATCATGGGGCCGAATGGCTCCGGGAAGTCGACGCTGTCCTATGTGCTGGCCGGCAAGGAGGACTACGAGGTCACGGACGGCGAGATCCTCTACCGTGGCGAGGACCTTCTCGACATGGAGCCCGACGAGCGGGCAGCGGAGGGCGTGTTTCTCGCCTTTCAGTATCCGGTCGAAATTCCCGGCGTCGCCTTCATGACCTTCCTCAAGACGGCGCTCAACGCCCAGCGCAAGGCGCGCGGCGAGGGCGAACTGTCGACCCCGGAGTTCATGCGGCTGGTTCGCGAGAAATCGGCTGCGCTGAACATCTCCCAGGACATGCTGAAGCGCCCCGTCAATGTCGGCTTCTCGGGCGGCGAGAAGAAGCGCAGCGAGATCCTGCAGATGGCGCTGCTGCAGCCGCGGCTGTGCGTGCTCGACGAGACCGATTCGGGGCTCGACATCGATGCGCTGCGGGTGGTCTCCGAGGGCGTCAACGCGCTGCGCTCGCCGGAGAGGGCGATGATCGTCATCACCCATTACCAACGGCTGCTCGATCACATCGTGCCGGACATCGTGCACGTCATGTCCGACGGTCGGATCGTCAGGACGGGGGGCAAGGAGCTTGCGCTCGAGCTCGAGAAGTCCGGCTACGCCGCCTACACGACGGCAGCCTGA